The Prevotella melaninogenica genome has a segment encoding these proteins:
- a CDS encoding GLPGLI family protein, whose amino-acid sequence MIMKLYAFCITFMLSLLSCFGQETHIIEPSILEISYHTKYLDSYDDYALRIGKNVSEYFSYHTLRFDSLGSNPETALAIINEKIKAIQNNNKTTHKVVSPGHGDYLYRNLEEGKMTTYTQVWDSHYKITEDIPTPEWVIHEDSTRSVIGFNCTMATTHFRGRDWKVWFSEEIPLPLGPWKLGGLPGLILAAHCDGYLDIIASNIKREQLSPVKFYNFWEKKYKDIDRLSYLKKASDPTIYPKNTTMIPKMELE is encoded by the coding sequence ATGATTATGAAACTATACGCTTTCTGTATCACATTCATGTTGTCTCTGCTTAGTTGCTTTGGACAAGAGACACATATCATCGAACCGAGCATACTCGAAATCAGTTATCATACAAAGTATCTTGATAGTTATGATGACTATGCACTTAGGATAGGAAAAAATGTAAGTGAATACTTTAGCTATCATACTTTGCGCTTCGATTCCTTAGGGAGCAACCCTGAGACAGCTTTGGCGATAATTAATGAAAAGATAAAAGCAATTCAAAATAATAATAAGACTACCCATAAGGTAGTAAGTCCTGGTCATGGTGACTATCTTTATAGAAATCTTGAAGAAGGCAAAATGACAACTTATACACAGGTATGGGACTCTCATTATAAGATAACAGAGGACATACCCACACCGGAATGGGTTATTCACGAAGATAGTACACGAAGTGTCATAGGCTTTAATTGCACGATGGCGACCACACATTTCCGTGGACGAGACTGGAAGGTGTGGTTCAGTGAGGAGATTCCTTTACCGCTCGGTCCGTGGAAATTAGGTGGACTACCCGGTTTAATCTTAGCTGCACATTGCGATGGCTATTTAGACATAATTGCAAGTAACATTAAAAGAGAACAGTTGTCACCTGTCAAGTTTTATAATTTCTGGGAGAAAAAGTATAAGGATATAGACCGACTCTCTTATTTAAAAAAGGCTTCAGACCCTACGATCTATCCAAAGAATACAACCATGATTCCCAAAATGGAGTTAGAATAA
- a CDS encoding carboxypeptidase-like regulatory domain-containing protein, translated as MKKYIILCLLILLVQSISAQRIVEGVVTDVGGHPVSAAIIKTVDATTKKTLHFCQTDTKGKFTITAQEGNILSISAISYKKQELKVTMDMPAQHITLEEDTKTLSEITVKAKPIKIKGDTIQYLLTTYKKEGDRTLADVLARVPGFDVNKENGEIQYEGKSISNFYIEGMDLMGGKYGLATKSLPQEDVATVEVMKHHQPIRVLDDFTYSDDNAINIKMKQGAKARWMTTYSGGIGLKSHGGLWNYETFAMRLKPSFQTILTYKTNNIGKNIRRETDKLLSFDELQSPLSAMLALPSPSPLLLKGRSLFNRSHAVSLNALQRIDENSQVSVQITFANDRNEATSLRHSDFYTNSGIKTIENRKQYLEKSNDLFAKIKYENNAKNHYLKNELSGDFSWNKQWLNEQGTHPHKMMGNLPIYTLKDNFSIMKKYGKRLVTLQSKNIMDIRPQQLYVDSLVQSINQHYYETNTDVRGSFRIGRFILSGQIGVNAGEHRFTSDLVGVPDSIGLLMGKSSFTFARLYANPSIEYMVKDFDFTLSGDMSYNHYKYSLDNGQSKFLLSPNLRIRWKATASWTFSADASINTMQINAAQFYPTLVLQDYQYMNKGLAGYNLNKEKSVGIGVVYSDALKGTSIRLRITRSFGTSSYTSTQDFVGNYIVESLTSGDTKYNSWNMFLMGSQGIGFLKGKLNVKALYNAMNSYMVQNSQRMPYDTKNLNITSNLDIGLIKGIDLAYKLTYGFHQMKMPAFGKTSNLNSWKHEGSLRIPLCKVLSLETLTEYYHNEVAQKKFKDMFFQDFTLIFKAKHFDLSLAWNNVFNNKSYSYGLNNTLSSSFSNQDIRGRELMLSFYYKP; from the coding sequence ATGAAGAAATATATTATCTTATGTTTGCTTATCCTACTTGTACAATCAATAAGTGCACAGAGGATTGTGGAAGGTGTCGTTACTGACGTAGGAGGACACCCTGTGTCTGCAGCTATTATCAAGACTGTAGATGCAACCACAAAAAAGACATTACATTTCTGTCAGACAGATACTAAAGGGAAATTTACTATCACAGCGCAAGAAGGTAATATTCTATCTATTTCAGCAATAAGCTATAAAAAGCAGGAACTAAAGGTTACAATGGATATGCCTGCACAGCATATCACTTTAGAGGAAGATACGAAAACGTTATCGGAGATAACGGTGAAGGCAAAACCAATTAAGATAAAAGGCGATACCATTCAATATCTGCTCACTACCTATAAAAAAGAAGGAGACCGAACATTAGCTGATGTTCTTGCACGTGTCCCTGGCTTTGATGTGAATAAAGAGAATGGCGAGATACAATACGAGGGAAAGTCTATCAGCAACTTCTATATAGAAGGTATGGATCTGATGGGAGGGAAATATGGCTTGGCAACAAAGTCATTGCCCCAAGAGGATGTAGCAACTGTAGAAGTAATGAAGCATCATCAACCTATCCGTGTGTTAGATGATTTTACTTATTCTGACGATAATGCTATCAATATTAAGATGAAACAAGGAGCCAAGGCACGCTGGATGACGACCTATAGTGGTGGCATAGGACTAAAGAGTCATGGAGGATTGTGGAATTATGAAACCTTTGCCATGCGCCTGAAGCCTTCTTTTCAGACAATTCTCACCTATAAGACAAATAATATAGGTAAGAATATAAGGAGAGAGACGGACAAACTTTTAAGTTTTGATGAGCTACAAAGTCCTTTGTCAGCTATGCTCGCCCTTCCTTCTCCATCGCCTCTATTGCTCAAAGGACGTTCATTATTTAACCGCTCACATGCTGTTAGTTTGAATGCGCTACAGCGTATAGACGAAAATTCTCAAGTAAGCGTGCAGATTACATTTGCCAATGACCGCAATGAGGCTACCTCTTTGCGCCATTCAGACTTTTATACGAATAGCGGTATAAAGACAATAGAAAACAGAAAACAGTATTTGGAGAAAAGTAATGACCTCTTTGCAAAGATAAAATACGAGAATAACGCTAAAAATCATTATCTTAAAAATGAACTTTCTGGTGACTTCTCTTGGAACAAACAATGGCTGAATGAACAGGGGACTCATCCTCATAAGATGATGGGTAATCTTCCGATTTATACATTAAAAGATAATTTCAGTATAATGAAGAAATATGGCAAACGCCTTGTTACCCTACAATCAAAGAATATAATGGATATACGTCCGCAACAACTATATGTCGATTCGCTGGTACAGTCTATTAATCAACATTACTATGAAACGAATACAGACGTAAGAGGAAGTTTTAGAATAGGGAGATTTATTCTATCAGGACAAATAGGAGTAAATGCAGGAGAACACCGCTTTACTTCTGATTTAGTGGGAGTTCCAGATAGTATCGGACTACTGATGGGCAAAAGCAGCTTTACATTTGCAAGGTTATATGCCAATCCGAGCATTGAATATATGGTGAAGGACTTTGACTTCACATTATCTGGCGATATGTCGTACAACCATTATAAGTATAGTTTAGATAATGGTCAGTCTAAATTCTTACTATCTCCTAACCTCCGTATAAGATGGAAAGCCACAGCATCATGGACTTTCTCGGCTGATGCATCCATTAATACAATGCAGATAAATGCTGCCCAATTTTATCCAACTTTGGTACTGCAAGATTATCAATATATGAATAAAGGTCTGGCAGGCTATAACCTAAACAAAGAGAAAAGCGTAGGAATAGGAGTTGTTTATAGCGATGCTCTGAAAGGGACTTCTATACGATTACGCATAACAAGATCGTTTGGTACCTCTTCTTATACATCAACCCAAGATTTTGTGGGCAACTATATCGTAGAATCATTGACGTCAGGAGACACGAAGTACAATAGCTGGAATATGTTCCTAATGGGTTCACAAGGCATAGGCTTCTTAAAAGGAAAGCTAAATGTAAAGGCTTTATATAATGCCATGAATAGTTATATGGTTCAGAATAGCCAACGAATGCCTTACGACACAAAGAACTTAAATATAACCTCTAACCTTGATATTGGTTTAATAAAGGGTATCGATTTAGCTTATAAACTTACTTATGGTTTTCACCAGATGAAGATGCCTGCTTTCGGGAAAACGTCTAATCTAAATAGTTGGAAGCATGAGGGAAGCCTTAGAATACCGCTTTGTAAGGTTTTGAGTTTGGAAACTTTGACGGAATACTATCATAACGAGGTAGCACAAAAGAAGTTTAAGGATATGTTCTTTCAAGACTTCACTTTGATATTCAAAGCTAAACACTTCGACTTGAGTCTTGCTTGGAACAATGTCTTTAATAATAAAAGCTATAGCTATGGACTTAACAATACGCTTTCAAGTAGCTTTAGTAATCAAGACATTAGAGGAAGAGAGCTGATGCTTAGTTTCTATTATAAACCTTGA
- a CDS encoding cell division ATP-binding protein FtsE has translation MLIDYKKVNIYQDERLILKDVDFQAETGEFIYLIGRVGSGKSSLLKTIYGELDIDSEDAEKAVVLDESMPNIKRSRIPALRKQMGIIFQDFQLLHDRSVAKNLKFVLQATGWTSKQKIDRRIEEVLAQVGMTDKKNKMPSELSGGEQQRIAIARALLNTPKIIIADEPTGNLDPETAANIVSILKDSCQAGTTVIMSTHNINLIDQFPGKVYRCHEGELHQLTDKKEVCELAEETAPVETIDEPEQND, from the coding sequence ATGTTAATAGACTACAAGAAGGTAAACATATATCAAGATGAACGCCTAATTCTGAAAGATGTTGACTTTCAGGCAGAAACAGGAGAGTTTATCTATCTCATCGGCCGTGTTGGTTCGGGCAAGAGTTCGCTATTGAAAACCATCTATGGCGAATTGGATATTGACAGCGAAGATGCTGAAAAGGCTGTTGTTCTCGACGAGAGTATGCCTAATATTAAGCGTAGTCGTATCCCTGCACTCCGCAAACAGATGGGTATTATCTTCCAAGATTTCCAACTCTTGCATGACCGCTCTGTAGCAAAAAACCTCAAGTTTGTCTTGCAGGCAACGGGTTGGACCAGCAAACAGAAGATTGACCGACGTATTGAAGAAGTGTTGGCACAGGTGGGTATGACCGATAAGAAGAACAAGATGCCAAGTGAACTCTCTGGTGGTGAGCAGCAGCGTATTGCCATTGCACGTGCCTTGCTGAACACTCCTAAGATTATTATTGCCGATGAGCCTACGGGTAATCTTGACCCAGAGACGGCTGCGAACATCGTTAGCATCCTCAAAGACTCATGCCAAGCAGGTACAACGGTTATCATGTCTACCCATAACATCAACCTCATTGACCAGTTCCCTGGTAAGGTTTATCGCTGTCATGAGGGCGAACTTCACCAACTCACCGACAAGAAAGAAGTTTGCGAATTAGCAGAAGAGACGGCTCCAGTAGAAACGATTGACGAGCCAGAACAAAACGATTAA